The Amycolatopsis coloradensis sequence ACATCTCAGTACCCGTAGGAAGAGAAAACAACCGTGATTCCGTGAGTAGTGGCGAGCGAAAGCGGAAGAGGCTAAACCATGCACATGTCAAGCTGTCAGGCGTTGTGTGTGTGGTGTTGTGGGACCCAGCGTCGAGGATCTGACAGTCCTCGGAACGATTACGCGTGTTAGTGGAACGCCTTGGGATGGGCGACCGGAGTGGGTGAGAGTCCCGTACGCGAAAACACGTTGTGGATTGTTTGTTTGGTGTTCCCGAGTAGCAGCGAGCTCGTGGAATTTGCTGTGAATCTGCCGGGACCACCCGGTAAGCCTAAATACTTCCTGAAGACCGATAGCGGACTAGTACCGTGAGGGAAAGATGAAAAGTACCCCGGGAGGGGAGTGAAAGAGTACCTGAAACCGTGTGCCTACAAGCCGTCAGAGCCCGAGCACATCCTTGTGATGTTGAGGTGATGGCGTGCCTTTTGAAGAATGAGCCTGCGAGTTAGTGCTGCGTGGCGAGGTTAACCCGTGTGGGGTAGCCGTAGCGAAAGCGAGTCTGAATAGGGCGTCTGAGTCGCGTGGTCTAGACCCGAAGCGGAGTGATCTACCCATGGCCAGGCTGAAGCGTCGGTAAGACGACGTGGAGGGCCGAACCCACTTAGGTTGAAAACTGAGGGGATGAGCTGTGGGTAGGGGTGAAAGGCCAATCAAACTCCGTGATAGCTGGTTCTCCCCGAAATGCATTTAGGTGCAGCGTCACATGTTTCTCCACGGGGGTAGAGCTACTGGATGGTCTAGGGGCCTTACCGGGTTACCGAAATCAACCAAACTCCGAATACCGTGGTGTGAGAGTGTGGCAGTGAGACGGCGGGGGATAAGCTTCGTCGTCGAGAGGGAAACAGCCCAGAACACCAGCTAAGGCCCCTAAGTGTGTGCTCAGTGGGAAAGGATGTGGGATTGCCCAGACAACCAGGAGGTTGGCTTAGAAGCAGCCACCCTTGAAAGAGTGCGTAATAGCTCACTGGTCAAGTGGTCCTGCGCCGACAATGTAGCGGGGCTTAAGCACACCGCCGAAGCTGTGTCATTCACACATATACATCCATCGCCTCCTTGAGAGTGTGATGCAGTGGTGTGGATGGGTAGGGGAGCGTCCTGCATCCAGGGAAGCGGCGGCGGAAGCCAGTCGTGGAGGGTGTGGGAGTGAGAATGCAGGCATGAGTAGCGAATGCAGAGTGAGAAACTCTGCCGCCGGATGACCAAGGGTTCCTGGGCCAGGCTAATCCGCCCAGGGTAAGTCGGGACCTAAGGCGAGGCCGACAGGCGTAGTCGATGGATAACGGGTTGATATTCCCGTACCCGAGCACGTGCGCCCAGGATGAGGCGGTTGATACTAACCACCCAAAGCCAGTTACCGATATCTTCGGATGGAGGTTTCTGTGTGGAGCGTGGGATCTGATTCCGTAGTAGTCGAGTGATGGGGTGACGCAGGAAGGTAGCTCCGCCAGTGAGTGGTAGTACTGGTGTAAGCGTGTAGACCGGAGTGTAGGCAAATCCGCACTCCATTAAGGTTGAGACGTGATGCGTAGCCGATTGAGGCGAAGTAGAGTGATCCTATGCTGCCGAGAAAAGCCTCTAGCGAGTGCGTGCACGGCCCGTACCCCAAACCAACACAGGTGGTCAGGTAGAGAATACTAAGGCGATCGGGTGAACTGTGGTTAAGGAACTCGGCAAAATGCCCCCGTAACTTCGGGAGAAGGGGGGCCAAACACTCTGAAGTCCCTTGCGGACTAGGGGTGGGTGGCCGCAGAGACCAGCGGAAAGCGACTGTTTACTAAAAACACAGGTCCATGCGAAGTCGCAAGACGATGTATATGGACTGACGCCTGCCCGGTGCTGGAACGTTAAGAGGACCGGTTAACCCTTCGGGGTGAAGCTGAGAATTTAAGCGCCAGTAAACGGCGGTGGTAACTATAACCATCCTAAGGTAGCGAAATTCCTTGTCGGGTAAGTTCCGACCTGCACGAATGGCGTAACGACAGGTAGCGAAATTCCTTGTCGGGTAAGTTCCGACCTGCACGAATGGCGTAACGACAGCGGCGCTGTCTCCACCCGAGACTCAGTGAAATTGAAATCGCTGTGAAGATGCAGCGTTCCCGTGGCAAGACGGAAAGACCCCGTGAACCTTTACTATAGCTTTACACTGAACGTTGAGTTCGTCTGTGTAGGATAGGTGGGAGGCTATGAAACTGTGGCGCCAGCTGCAGTGGAGCCATCCTTGAAATACCACCCTGTCGTGCTTGACGTTCTAACCTGGGCCCATTATCTGGGTCGGGGACCGTGTATGGTGGGTAGTTTGACTGGGGCGGTCTCCTCCTAAAGAGTAACGGAGGAGCTCGAAGGTACGCTCAGCGCGGTCGGACATCGCGCACTGTGTGCAAAGGCATAAGCGTGCTTGACTGCAAGATCGACGGATCAAGCAGGTAGGAAACTAGGACTTAGTGATCCGGTGGTTCTGTATGGAAGGGCCATCGCTCAACGGATAAAAGGTACTCCGGGGATAACAGGCTGATACCGCCCAAGAGTTCATATCGACGGCGGTGTTTGGCACCTCGATGTCGGCTCATCACATCCTGGGGCTGTAGTCGGTCCCAAGGGTATGGCTGTTCGCCATTTAAAGTGGTACGCGAGCTGGGTTCAGAACGTCGTGAGACAGTTCGGTCCCTATCTGCCATGGGCGTTGGAGATTTGAGAGGGGCTGCTCCTAGTACGAGAGGACCGGAGTGGACGAACCTCTGGTGTTCCGGTTGTCACGCCAGTGGCATTGCCGGGTAGCTATGTTCGGAAGCGATAACCGCTGAAAGCATCTAAGCGGGAAGCGCGCCTCAAGATGAGATCTCCCGGGGCACAAGCCCCCTGAAGGAACCATGTAGACTACGTGGTTGATAGGTCAGGTGTGTAAGTACAGCAATGTATTGAGCTAACTGATACTAATGATCCGTGCGGCTTGACCATATAACCTCAAGTTGCCTTGGCTTTACGACAACGTCGTAAGAGCATCCAAGTGCACGCTACGTCACAAGATCTATGAGAGGCAGGCGCCTTATCCAGCTGTAACGGATGGCGACGCTCCAACCGCCTCCCTGGTGAAATTAGCGCTGTGGAACCACCCGATCCCATCCCGAACTCGGAAGTGAAACGCAGCTGCGCCGATGGTAGTGTGGCTCAAGCCATGCGAGAGTAGGTCATCGCCAGGGTTTACACCCAAAACCCCGCTGCACGCGCAGCGGGGTTTTCCTTTTTTTGCAGGCCCCCGGTTTCGACCTGGACTTGCAGCAACAACTTCACGAAGAGCTTCAAGTTCCTCAAACAAGTTGTTGACAAAGCTGAAAGGCCTGCCATAATAGGCGGCTCGCAACGACGAAAGACCCTCGGGTCCAACGACGAAGCAGCATCGGCAACAACGTCCACTCCGGTGAGACGGCCTTGAAAAAAGGTGTTGACGAAGCGGAAAAGCCGGCTATAATGGGCGGCTCGCTACGAAGGAAACTTCGCAGCACACGGGAATGGCGCTGAGGCCACTTCCCCGGATCTTTGAAAGTATGCGCAGGTATCTTGTGAAGGCGCCTGCAGGAAGGATGATTGTCCATCTTGCAGACGTTTGATCAAGCAACTATTAATTGTTTTAAAGCAAGCGATACGTTGCCAGCATCAATCATCTGCAGCTTTAAATTTTGATCTTCGGATCATGCAGTTTTAAGTGAAGAGTTTGATCCTGGCTCAGAGTGAACGCTGGCGGTAGGCCTAACACATGCAAGTCGAACGGCAGCACAGGAGAGCTTGCTCTCTGGGTGGCGAGTGGCGGACGGGTGAGGAATACATCGGAATCTACTCTGTCGTGGGGGATAACGTAGGGAAACTTACGCTAATACCGCATACGACCTACGGGTGAAAGCAGGGGACCTTCGGGCCTTGCGCGATTGAATGAGCCGATGTCGGATTAGCTAGTTGGCGGGGTAAAGGCCCACCAAGGCGACGATCCGTAGCTGGTCTGAGAGGATGATCAGCCACACTGGGACTGAGACACGGCCCAGACTCCTACGGGAGGCAGCAGTGGGGAANCCTGCCCGGTGCTGGAACGTTAAGAGGACCGGTTAACCCTTCGGGGTGAAGCTGAGAATTTAAGCGCCAGTAAACGGCGGTGGTAACTATAACCATCCTAAGGTAGCGAAATTCCTTGTCGGGTAAGTTCCGACCTGCACGAATGGCGTAACGACTTTCCGGCTGTCTCAACCACAGGCCCGGCGAAATTGCACTACGAGTAAAGATGCTCGTTACGCGCGGCAGGACGGAAAGACCCCGGGACCTTTACTATAGTTTGGTATTGGTTTTCGGTTCGGCTTGTGTAGGATAGGTGGGAGACTGTGAAGCCGGCACGCTAGTGTTGGTGGAGTCGTTGTTGAAATACCACTCTGGTCGGATTGGGAATCTGAACCTCGGACCATGATCTGGTTCAGGGACAGTGCCTGATGGGTAGTTTAACTGGGGCGGTTGCCTCCTAAAGAGTAACGGAGGCGCCCAAAGGTTCCCTCAGCCTGGTTGGCAATCAGGTGTTGAGTGCAAGTGCACAAGGGAGCTTGACTGTGAGACAGACATGTCGAGCAGGGACGAAAGTCGGGACTAGTGATCCGGCACCACCTGGTGGAAGGGGTGTCGCTCAACGGATAAAAGGTACCCCGGGGATAACAGGCTGATCTTGCCCAAGAGTCCATATCGACGGCATGGTTTGGCACCTCGATGTCGGCTCGTCGCATCCTGGGGCCGGAGTAGGTCCCAAGGGTTGGGCTGTTCGCCCATTAAAGCGGCACGCGAGCTGGGTTTAGAACGTCGTGAGACAGTTCGGTCCCTATCCGCCGCGCGCGTAGGATACTTGAGGAAGGCTGTCCCTAGTACGAGAGGACCGGGACGGACGAACCTCTGGTATGCCAGTTGTCACGCCAGTGGCATGGCTGGTTGGCCACGTTCGGAAGGGATAACCGCTGAAGGCATCTAAGCGGGAAGCCTGTTCCAAGATGAGGTATCCCACCCCTTGTGGGTTAAGGCCCCCAACAGACCATTGGGTTGATAGGCCAGAAATGGAAGCACAGTAATGTGTTGTCGAGTTGACTGGTACTAATAGGCCGAGGACTTGCCCACGAAGATGTTACGCATCCACTCTACAGCTCTGAAACACCACACCGTCTGTGGAACAGGCAGTGTGTGTTGTTTCGTAGTGTTTCGGTGGTTATAGCGTCAGGGAAACGCCCGGTCCCATTCCGAACCCGGAAGCTAAGCCTGACAGCGCCGATGGTACTGCAACCGAAGGGTTGTGGGAGAGTAGGACACCGCCGGACTAACTTCAGGACAGGGTCCTGACCAGGGTTGAGAACCCCAACAGGTTCTCCCCGGTCAGGGCCCTGTCTCTTTTCATGTCCATGGACCGACTAGAATGGTCCGTTGGCCCACCTGACGGGTGGGCGCAAGTGTCGAAACTTTTCAATAGTGGCAGGAGGCCAGGTGTCCGAGTTCGGTCGACGTGACTCAGATGATGGCGCGTCCGGCCGGTCGGGTCGCCGGGACGACAGTCCCCGCGGAGGCCGGTCTGACGCGCAGCGAGGTGACCGGCGCGGTTCCGCCGGCGGCAGGCAGGACCGGGGCGGCCGCGATGGCGGCTACCAGGGCCGCCCGCGCAGGGACGATCGCGGTGCCCGCGGTTCCGGTGGCAGCTACGCCGGCAAGCCCGCGCGCGGCAACGACGGCCCCCGTGACCAGCGCTCCGGTGGCAGCCGGTTCGCAGGTCAGGGACGCGACGAGAGCCGTCCGCGCTACAACAACGACGACCGTCGTGGCCCTGGTGCCGGCGACCGTCGTGACGACCGGTCCGGTGGCCGCGACAACGATCGTCGCGGCGGCTTCCGCACCGACGACCGGCGCGACAGCCGCGACTACAAGGGCGGCGACCGCGGCGGTTACCGCTCGGACAACCGTGGCGGCGACAACCGCGGCGGTTACCGGTCCGACGACCGCGACAGCCGGGACAGCCGTGGCGGCGACCGCGGTGGATACCGCGGCGGCGACAACCGTGACAAGCGCGGCAGTGACAATCGCGGCGGTGACCGTGGGGGCTACCGGTCCGAGAACCGGGGTGGCGACCGCGGTGCTTACCGCTCGTCCGACAGCCGTCCCGAGCGTCGCTACGACAACCGCTCCGACAATCGGTCGGACAGCCGTTCGGACAACCGTTCCGAGGGCCGGTACGAGAAGCGCTCCGACAGCCGCCCGGCTCGTTCCGGCTACGGCTCGGACAACCGCGGCCGTTCCGACGACCGCCCGTCCGGCAACCGTTACGAAGGACGCCCCCAGGGAAAGTCCTACGGCGACCGTGACAATCGGGGTGGCGGTGACGACCGGCGTCCGTCCTATCGCGATGACCGCGGTGGCTCCCGTTCCGGCGGCTACAGCGGCGACCGCCGTCCCAGCGGTGGTGGCTACGAGCGCAAGAGCTTCGGCGACCGCGACAAGCGCGGTGACGACAAGCGCGGTGCCTACCGTCCGTCCGGTGACCGTCCCGACCGCCGTTCGTCCGACCGGCCGGAGAAGCGGTACGACGACAAGCGCGGCGGCTTCGACCGCAAGCGCGACGACCGTCCCCAGCGTGACCGTTCCGAAGGCCGCAAGGACTTCCGTTCGTCTCCGCGCACCGAGGACAGGCCTGTCGACGACGAGACTTTGGCGCGTGAGCTGCTCGAGGCTCCCGAGCTGCCCGAAGGCATCGAGTTCTCCGACCTCGACGAAGAGGTCCGCCGGGAACTCCGCACCCTGCCCAAGGCACTCGCGGAAACCGTCGGCAAGCATCTGGTCGCGGCCGGTGGCCTCGTCGACGAGGATCCCGAAGCCGCCATGGAGCATGCCAAGTACGCGAAGGCCAAGGCGTCGCGGGTCCCGATCGTCCGTGAAGCGCTCGGCCTGGTCGCCTACCACGCGGGCAACTGGTCCGAGGCGCTGTCCGAGCTGCGGGCCGTCCGCCGGATGACCCGGGCCGACGACCACATCGCGATCATCGCCGACGCCGAGCGTGCCATCGGTCGCCCGGAGCGGGCCCTCGACCTCGCGAAGGAGGTCGACAAGGAGCGCCTGTCCAAGGCGACCCAGATCGAACTCGCGATCGTCGCGGCCGGCGCGCGGCGTGACCTCGGTCAGCTGGACGCCGCCGTCGTCTCCCTGCAGGGTGACGACCTCAAGGCGGAGAAGCGCGACCCGTGGAGCGCCCGGCTGTTCTACGCCTACGCCGACAACCTCGCCGCCGCGGACCGCAAGGACGAGGCGATCCGCTGGTTCCTGAACGCGGCAGAGGCCGACGAGGAGGACGAGACCGACGCCGCCGAGCGCGCCGCGGAGCTCACGAATGGCTGACGCCCTGTCGGCCGGGTACGACGCGGTCCTGTTCGACCTCGACGGCACGGTCTATCACGGCAGCACCGTGGTCCCGGGCGCACCGGAAGCGCTCCGGGCGCTTCGGGACCACGGCACGGCCGTCCGTTGGGTGACCAACAACGCCTCCAAGGCACCCGCGGAGGTCTCCGCACACCTGGAGGCACTCGGACTGCCCGCCACCCCCGAAGAGGTCCACACGAGCTCTCAGGCCGCCGCCGCCCTGCTGGGTGAGCGGCTGCCTCAGGGCGCGGTGGTTCTTGTCGTGGGCACGGACTCGCTGGCCGCCCAGATCGAGTCCGTCGGCCTGAAGACGATCCGGGAAGTCGGTCCGGACGTGGCCGCGGTGGTGCAAGGGCACTCGCCGCAGAACACCTGGGCCGCTCTCGCGGAGGCGTGCCTCGCCATCCGCGCGGGCGCGCTGTGGGTGGCGACCAACGTCGACGCGACCCTGCCCAGCGAACGCGGACTGCTCCCGGGCAACGGGTCGATGGTGGCCGCGTTGCGCACCGCCACCGGCGTCGAACCGCTGGTGGCCGGCAAGCCCGCGCCGGGGCTGTTCACGACGGCGGCGCGGGACGCGGGTGCGGAGCGTGCCCTCGTCGTG is a genomic window containing:
- a CDS encoding HAD-IIA family hydrolase, producing the protein MADALSAGYDAVLFDLDGTVYHGSTVVPGAPEALRALRDHGTAVRWVTNNASKAPAEVSAHLEALGLPATPEEVHTSSQAAAALLGERLPQGAVVLVVGTDSLAAQIESVGLKTIREVGPDVAAVVQGHSPQNTWAALAEACLAIRAGALWVATNVDATLPSERGLLPGNGSMVAALRTATGVEPLVAGKPAPGLFTTAARDAGAERALVVGDRLDTDIEGAVAAGIDTLCVLTGVADAASLISARPEERPRYLAWDLSGLGSRADLLEIGPKDGWRVTAQGDVLEADGEGDSLDLLRALCAAAWESGITEVRGVGDTARAALAELRLG